TGGTAAAACCCATTTGCATGATTTCAGCTTTCACTTCCTTGACATCTTGGGGGGTGAAGACCCCAATCTTCAAGGGAACGTCACCTTGCAGGGCAAGCAGGGTCTCTACATCACAGAGGAAGGTGGAGTGATCAAAATCATAGCTGGAGGTATAATAGACGGCTCCCACCTCAAGTTCCTTTCTGGACGGAACCACTGTTGCTTGCTTGCCTTTTTTCAGGAATGTAAGGGTAAGGGTTTCACCCATATCGATGGAACGTGTATTTGAGTAGGAAACCGCAATCTGACCTTCCTGAAACAGGAATCCACGATAGCTGTTCAGATTGGAAAGGAATCTTCCCTCCCCATCAATACCCCTTAGACGGCCAGCAATGGTCGACCCATCAGTTCCCTGGGCAATGACAGGAATATCTACATACACAAAAGCATGCTGGACAGAGTCCAACCCTTCAATCAGGGTTGCAGCCTCATTGGCTGCAATGTAATCATTGCTCTGCAGGTCTATCTGAAGATCGAAGGACTCAAAGGTCCTGATATCCTCGAACTGGTTCCGCTGAAGGGCTTGCATAAACGAAAGCACCGCTACGATGGCAAAGAGACAGAGAGCCAGACCGAGGGAAATACGCACACTTGTCCCACGATGCCGATTCTGCCTGGAGAAGGCATAACGGGTGGCAAGGCGCAACAATAACCGCATAATTACCGGTATGAGATGGAAAGAATTCTCTTCCCACCTGGAGCATAGGTGATATCACAATACGGACGTCCTTCACTATAGAGCGTCTGGACCCGCTTCCCATCATCAAGGAAACGCAAGATGCTGGTAGTGCGACCTGCTTCCTTCTCTTCAACCATTGCTATTTCTCCCTTTTCAAAGCTGTTCACCACTTCACTTCCATCATTTCTGATAGTGTGTTCACTGATCAGCTCGTTCTCTTCATTATACCGGTATTCAGTCTCACTGGAAGGATTTTTCTTCAGAACCAATAAACCCTGCTCATCATACAGTTCTTGTACCACACTACCATTCGGTAGTGTACGTTCAACGGTGAATGAACCTGTCTCTTCAACAACCACATCCAGTTGCGTATCCTCTGATTCTGATGAAAAAGGTTTTACAATGGTACTTCCCTGAATGGTAAGGAATGTCTGTCCTCCCTGGGTATCTGCATAGGTAAAGGAGTGTTGCTTACCTTCCTGATTGAAGTAACGGATTGAGCTAGCCTCCCCTTTCACGGTCACAACTGCAAGCAAACTTCCATTCGATGCCGAATAGGTGAAAAGCTGTGCTTCCTGTAAGGAGCCCCCCTGATAAGAGGTAACTCTCTCAAGCTTTCCATCCTCTCCATAGTAGTATGCATGTGAGATGGACCCAATTTGCTCTTCACGCAACAAGCCATCCCTGAAAACACGAGAAACCAGGACCTCTCCATCAGAAGAGGACCTGGACACAGTTCGATTACCATCATCATTGGAAACGGTCTCTTTCCAGATCATGCCATCAGGTCCCCAGAGTTCCCTGTTCTCATCGTTGAGGGAAAGGTGGTAAGGGGATTCTCCCGATAACAAACCACGCTCCTGGGCGATGCTGTTTGATTGCACCAATGTTGAAGCAAACAGCACTGAGAAACAGAGAAGCATAGCTGCGCTGGAGATGAGGTGTTTCATCTTAATCTGTGAGACCTACCAGTGTATTAAGGAAGTCTTCCTTGTCGAAGGCTTTGATATCCTGGTATGTCTCACCGGTACCCACGAATGAAACAGGAATACCAAACTTCTCACCGATCTGGACCAAGGCTCCACCTTTAGCAAGACTGTCATATTTGGAGAGGATCAGGCCATCGAGCTTCACTGCCTGGTTGAAGAGTTCAGCCTGGCTGATTCCGTTCTGCCCAGTGGTGCTGTCAATAACGAGGAATTTCTTGTAATGGACATCCTCAATGCCCCTTCCCTTTACAATTTTGTCAATCTTGGAGAGTTCCCTTAGCAGGTTCTCCTTGTTGTGCATTCTCCCCGCTGTATCAACCAAAACAAGATCTTCCCCTCTTGCTTGGGCAGAGGTAATTGCATCAAAGACAACCGAGCCTGGGTCGCTGCCACTTTTCTGCTTAACTATCCTGCAACCAAGCCGCTGAGCATGTACTTCCAGCTGATCTATGGCAGCAGCACGGAATGTGTCAGCTGCAGCAAGCAAAACCTGTTTTCCCTGCTTCTTGTACATATTTGCAAGTTTTGCAATGGTGGTGGTTTTCCCAACTCCATTGACTCCCAACACAAGGAAAACCGTAAGTTTCCCAGGTTCAAGGGTAGGTTGGAACGCTTCGATCTTTTCATGCAGGTGATTCTTCACCAACAACTGCAAATCTTGGGTAGTTTTCGATTTTTCGCTTTTTGCCCGTTTCCTTACCTCATCGCTGATGGTAAAAGCCAGTTTGGCTCCCAAATCACCCTCAATAAGAAAATCTTCAAGCTGCTCAAAGTACGACTCATCAAACGTATTGATACCAAACAGGGCTTTCAGCTTTGCCCCAAAACCTTTCAACATACAATGCTCCTCATCATATTCAGATACCTGCACCAGCGAGGGATTCATAAGAGAGAAAATCCGCAGCCATTGCAATCGAGCTAACCAGTGCCAACGAACTGGTTCCAACCAAGCCTACTTGCCAAAGAGGATTGTCAGTCGCATACATCTGGCTCAGGACGGCACACCCGATATAGGTTCCGAACCATAGAATAGTATTTCTCAGTCGTTTATAGAAGTCCTTCTGTGCATCATCGCGCAGGGAAGGATAGGCAAGTTCCTTTGCATTAAGCGTAATGGCCAACTCATTGTAAGAGGGGCTGTCCAGATGGACGACCCTCTGGGCAAAGCCTTTCCCACTTAAGGTAAGTACCATTGGGTATGTAGGATCAGAAAGGGAGATGGATAGGTGCTCTCCCAGTGGATTTCCATCGAGGAACCAGTGTACCTTGGCTGTTTCACTATGCACGACCAAGGAAGGAAACGCGACTTCCTCAAACGAGAACTGAAAAGGCTGGATGACATCAGCCTTACTCTCGATCTCCATCTCCACCGGCTGGTAGCCAGGAGCATTCAATCCAAGTATATGTGGTCCTGGGGAGAGGATGAGTGTAGTATCGAGTAATGCTGTTGGCTTCCCATCGACGGAGACGGCTAGTCCTGGAGGGATATCGTTGAGGGTAACTATCCCGAGATTTCCTTTGCTTGCGAGTGCAAATAGCGCTTTCTCCAAGGGCTCCTCCAATGGTTGGAAGTAGGAGTTCTGCACCAATGAGTCAGTAAGTGTCTTCTTTTCTGCCAACTTTGGATGATAATACTGAGTCCGTATACGCTGAAATCCAGCGAGCTCCTCTGAGTCAAGCAGCAATAATGCATCATATGTGTTTTTAGAACAGTACCAGGCAAGGGCATCATCACTGGCCTGCAGTGCGCTTGCTAGATCCTGATCAAATTGTTCAAGGTGGTATGTTACCGGGAGGGAATCAAAATCAAGAGGTATTGCTGGTTGTTCTGCATCCAATACCTGTTGCAATTTCTCTTGGTCGTGTGAAGCATAGGCTTTGCCAAGGTCTCTATTCCTTTGCAAATAAGCTTCTTTTTCTAATCGATCAGAGAGCAGCGTTGTCTCATCTTTATCGAGAAAGATCTGGCTTCCATAGCGATTTGCGATGGTTCCAACCATCTCAGAGAGTGTATCAAGCCTTATATCAAGCGGAACGATGCCGATAGAGAAAGACATCGTTCCCTCTTGTGCAGCAAGCGTTGAAGCGCAGAGGAGAAACAGCACTATACATACTGTACGAAGGGCCATGTTTTTGCCCATGCCCTACTCCTCCTTCTGCCCCCACTGCAAATAACTTTCGATGAGGGGTTCAATCTCCCCATCCATAACTGCCTGGATATTACCGATGGTCGTTCCAGTGCGATGGTCCTTGACCATGGTATAAGGCTGGAACACATAGGAACGAATCTGGCTTCCCCAGGTAATTTCTTTCTTCTCTATGGCATTCTTCTGGTGTTCTTTCTCTTTTTCTTCACGGTAATACTCGTACAGACGGCTCTTGAGCATCTTGAAGGCGACATCTTTGTTCATCACCTGGCTTCGCTCATTCTGACACTGTACGACAATTCCTGTGGCATAGTGGGTTATTCTTACAGCACTGTCGGTCTTGTTGACGTGCTGACCACCAGCTCCACCGGCCCGATAGGTATCAAGACGATAATCCTCCGGCTTCAGGTCGATCTCGATGGTGTCATCAATAACCGGGGATGCATAGACACTGGTAAACGAGGTATGTCGACGCTTCTGGGAGTCAAAAGGACTGATACGCACCAATCGATGGACACCAGCCTCTCCTTTCAAATACCCAAAGGTATAGGGTCCGGAAACCTTGATGGTCGCACTCTTGATACCACCCTCATCCTCCTGGAGATCAAGTATCTGGCTTTTAAAACCACTACGCTCGCAATACCGGAGGTACATGCGCATCAACATATTGGCCCAGTCACTGGCCTCCGTTCCACCTGCTCCAGCATGAATGGTGAGAAAGCAGTCATTCTTGTCAAACTTACCATCAAGCAAGGTCTTGACCCGCAGCTTTTGGTAAGTGGCAAGCATGGTTTCAATTTGTTCGTTGATCTCAGCTTCTTCTTCCGCATTATCCGGTTCATTTGCATAGATTTCCATGAGCTCGCTCATTTCATCCATTTTATCGATCAACTCTTTCCAGGTATTGTATATTTCCTTCAGACTGTTGAGTTCCGTAAACAGAGCCTGTGCATTGTTTGGATCATCCCAGAATCCGGGTTCAAGCGTTTTTGCTTCGAGTTCTGCAATCTTCTTTTCCATCCCTTGCGGGTCAAAGACGCCTCCATACGGTGTAGGCTTCTTCTTTTACTGATTCAAACTGTGATTTATTCTGGAAAAACATCTGTGTACTCCTATTTTCGTTCAACACGAAGACCCAAGGTAATTTTCTTTTCTCCACCACTTGCCAAGACAATCGGCCATGAGGCCATGAACAGGGTGTGCTGGTAGAGCATCTCATTCCCAAGGACTGTTTCGCTCTCAATAGTATAATCTTCCTTGAGCAAGGTAAAGCGGGTATCGCCAACCAAGGTCAGGGAAGTACTATTGGGTTCATCATAGATTCTCAGCGATTTGACTTGCTCAAGAACCACTTCTTTCTCTTGCCATGTCAGATTCTTCTTGTTTTCCAACTGGATAAAGGAAATGGGAAGACCATGTGAATCTATCGAGAGAGGAATCTCACAGCCATAGATACAGCTTATGGGATCCTCCCCAATGTTGGTAAGCGTTATATCTACCAAAATGGTATTCTGACGAAGTTTGAAATGTTTGGCGATCTGCAAACTTCCACCGATGACCGGACTGTCCCCAGTTGTGCAGGTTGCCAAATACTCGGTATTCCTACGGTCTACTCCCTCAAGATTATAGACCTGGCTTCCCATAGCCAAGCAATTCTTTTCATCCAACTTGGTATATTCGTCCATGATAAAGTTTTCTCGCAGGAAAACATCACTGAACAACCGTTGTTTTTGCCCGGGAGGAAGCTGGTGGTGATTATCACTTGCACTACCAAACTGTGAAAGTGGACTGAACGTATCCCCATAATTATACAAGGACGGCAAATACGTAAGCTCAGAAAGGGAGCCGCCCTTCGGATCGACCACACAACTCAGGTACTTGCCAAAGAAGAGATATTCACAGAGTGCATCATGGTCAAAGTCATTGCTCACCGGATAGCTGTAGTCCTTGAGAGCAGTGAGCACACTATCTGCTTCACTGATATATCGCCAGAATAATTTCCTGACCGATGAACGTAGCATTGGTGCATTGGCATCACAAAGGTACATACTCCCACAAGAAATCTTCTGGATCAAGGCCTCCAAGCGTTTTCGTACATCCTTGTCCTTCTTGTACATACGGGCAGTTTCCACCATGGTAGTATATCGCCCATACAGATAAGCAAGACTTTCGTCCTCTACAAA
The sequence above is drawn from the uncultured Sphaerochaeta sp. genome and encodes:
- the prfB gene encoding peptide chain release factor 2 (programmed frameshift) — its product is MFFQNKSQFESVKEEAYTVWRRLDPQGMEKKIAELEAKTLEPGFWDDPNNAQALFTELNSLKEIYNTWKELIDKMDEMSELMEIYANEPDNAEEEAEINEQIETMLATYQKLRVKTLLDGKFDKNDCFLTIHAGAGGTEASDWANMLMRMYLRYCERSGFKSQILDLQEDEGGIKSATIKVSGPYTFGYLKGEAGVHRLVRISPFDSQKRRHTSFTSVYASPVIDDTIEIDLKPEDYRLDTYRAGGAGGQHVNKTDSAVRITHYATGIVVQCQNERSQVMNKDVAFKMLKSRLYEYYREEKEKEHQKNAIEKKEITWGSQIRSYVFQPYTMVKDHRTGTTIGNIQAVMDGEIEPLIESYLQWGQKEE
- a CDS encoding alpha-amylase/4-alpha-glucanotransferase domain-containing protein, producing the protein MPVYERALEAVCKPLLTHLHAHEDAIMQLSLSIPLLDWLDANHGSVNLLISDLAKNGKLEMLTGSFNQSILSLLSPKDRSNQIEMTTTYLRKRFGQRSKTLFSYGQVFNPLFINTANLCFIDSIIISTSDETGLQQFDEPFIMQEMGKSVSIIPMDGTISDLIASFAKKAISFGNLIEHIRNYLESEPPFVMAMINLDHLLQAGVTAQQTIQLFDLFFGYETSSIDEAYLHNDPPKKGYLQAGWYGIDANKGNLGCINELFVEDESLAYLYGRYTTMVETARMYKKDKDVRKRLEALIQKISCGSMYLCDANAPMLRSSVRKLFWRYISEADSVLTALKDYSYPVSNDFDHDALCEYLFFGKYLSCVVDPKGGSLSELTYLPSLYNYGDTFSPLSQFGSASDNHHQLPPGQKQRLFSDVFLRENFIMDEYTKLDEKNCLAMGSQVYNLEGVDRRNTEYLATCTTGDSPVIGGSLQIAKHFKLRQNTILVDITLTNIGEDPISCIYGCEIPLSIDSHGLPISFIQLENKKNLTWQEKEVVLEQVKSLRIYDEPNSTSLTLVGDTRFTLLKEDYTIESETVLGNEMLYQHTLFMASWPIVLASGGEKKITLGLRVERK
- a CDS encoding FtsX-like permease family protein: MRLLLRLATRYAFSRQNRHRGTSVRISLGLALCLFAIVAVLSFMQALQRNQFEDIRTFESFDLQIDLQSNDYIAANEAATLIEGLDSVQHAFVYVDIPVIAQGTDGSTIAGRLRGIDGEGRFLSNLNSYRGFLFQEGQIAVSYSNTRSIDMGETLTLTFLKKGKQATVVPSRKELEVGAVYYTSSYDFDHSTFLCDVETLLALQGDVPLKIGVFTPQDVKEVKAEIMQMGFTNTSTWMEINASLYGAMELEQKMMALMLFLMVLVILVHIRNSSRRLLLAKQTEIAMLRAIGLTKAKVQALFVLQAVVVAVIGSLVGVVLSYVGIAMYPTLSSYVYRSMGVHLELEIRSVELLVLFIVIVVFSLLASFHGTHKILKADIMEMFTHDEVN
- the ftsY gene encoding signal recognition particle-docking protein FtsY; translation: MLKGFGAKLKALFGINTFDESYFEQLEDFLIEGDLGAKLAFTISDEVRKRAKSEKSKTTQDLQLLVKNHLHEKIEAFQPTLEPGKLTVFLVLGVNGVGKTTTIAKLANMYKKQGKQVLLAAADTFRAAAIDQLEVHAQRLGCRIVKQKSGSDPGSVVFDAITSAQARGEDLVLVDTAGRMHNKENLLRELSKIDKIVKGRGIEDVHYKKFLVIDSTTGQNGISQAELFNQAVKLDGLILSKYDSLAKGGALVQIGEKFGIPVSFVGTGETYQDIKAFDKEDFLNTLVGLTD
- a CDS encoding PEGA domain-containing protein yields the protein MGKNMALRTVCIVLFLLCASTLAAQEGTMSFSIGIVPLDIRLDTLSEMVGTIANRYGSQIFLDKDETTLLSDRLEKEAYLQRNRDLGKAYASHDQEKLQQVLDAEQPAIPLDFDSLPVTYHLEQFDQDLASALQASDDALAWYCSKNTYDALLLLDSEELAGFQRIRTQYYHPKLAEKKTLTDSLVQNSYFQPLEEPLEKALFALASKGNLGIVTLNDIPPGLAVSVDGKPTALLDTTLILSPGPHILGLNAPGYQPVEMEIESKADVIQPFQFSFEEVAFPSLVVHSETAKVHWFLDGNPLGEHLSISLSDPTYPMVLTLSGKGFAQRVVHLDSPSYNELAITLNAKELAYPSLRDDAQKDFYKRLRNTILWFGTYIGCAVLSQMYATDNPLWQVGLVGTSSLALVSSIAMAADFLSYESLAGAGI